The region GCACGCCTGAAGTGGCCCTGGCTCTGCGCCCGGAGGTCGGTGAGGCAGGGGAGAACCGGCCGCTGGTGCTGGGCGGCGAGCGCGGCGGCCTGCCGATCCCAGGTTTCGATTTCGGCAACAGCCCGGTCGAAGCGGCGGCGCAGAACTTTACGGGCAAAACCGTGGTCATGAACACGACCAACGGCACTGACGCCGCGCATGTTGCGGCGCAGACCGGCAAGCACATCCTGCTGGCCAGCCTGACCAACGCTCACGCTGCCGCCCGCCGCGCCCGCGCCCTGGCCACGGAGGAAATTGCCATTGTGTGTGCGGGCACCGACGCCCGCGTCAGCCTGGAAGACGTGTATGCCGCCGGCGTGCTGGCCGAGTATCTGCTTGCGCTGGGTGGATTCAGCATCGACGACGGCGCACGCATTGCGCTGACGATGCGCCGGAACGTCGGGAACCCAATTG is a window of Deinococcus deserti VCD115 DNA encoding:
- a CDS encoding 2-phosphosulfolactate phosphatase, whose amino-acid sequence is MRLRVDLLPHGNYPDVVVVIDVLRATTTAVAYLERGADALLLTRTPEVALALRPEVGEAGENRPLVLGGERGGLPIPGFDFGNSPVEAAAQNFTGKTVVMNTTNGTDAAHVAAQTGKHILLASLTNAHAAARRARALATEEIAIVCAGTDARVSLEDVYAAGVLAEYLLALGGFSIDDGARIALTMRRNVGNPIEALSSSVHGERLGQLGLGEDVRYAAQVSTSTLVPVLVSGEDVPEGTLKFTAG